One window from the genome of Osmerus eperlanus chromosome 3, fOsmEpe2.1, whole genome shotgun sequence encodes:
- the LOC134017320 gene encoding FAST kinase domain-containing protein 3, mitochondrial-like, translated as MKSIASISSVRAMCQYSAYALVLSRGLMESHTHLLARLFAGQIPCKRLAPPCISTLRRYHTTSERGAMAHQLCNLPSTEEKDHELMLHLERCLSCTGNTATGAVVTQTVSPISPNKTQAIRDSLTMKALFEGEVLPELCTRLTEAPSNQERIKHLAILLGVCVEFGVDPYSPVVSRLKEECRAQLSRTDIKLPHLCHLGEVAYRLEGRRSEIVVQVLDSVSASMDKALSPDDAAQVYSLLALCQDTHQWMLGLHRQTERLIHRLTASNISDILYSLGALQQSQAISLILKLSRRASRLFQDFTGQELLRVLASLMHFGHHDQGFLAAMEKHLPGRIAEGDVELISTAMEFCLQMSWRSEPIFEAVAEGFVSNAEKYSTPQIACQIVAMGRLNYLPECSSQMFSKLESILQSRFSQFQPRAVIEVLHSCIHLERFPINFVSKVFSPYFLQRLQAQGEPLDKNSLGQLTQLNLSTSLECTHYRGRRLPYDYHIKKFSSVDHSFETPMDRYLYSQVKGPLSTLLGGKDHYTTRVFTQTGYTIDLEINLDEDGFVLPLSQWEHTQRRMALCLDGKDRFCSNTQHLLGKEATKRRHLRRLGYQVVQIPYYEFEKQRRPEDQVRYLHKKIFPTIFKFSR; from the exons ATGAAGTCAATTGCCAGCATATCTTCTGTGAGAGCTATGTGTCAGTATTCCGCTTACGCGTTGGTCTTAAGTCGTGGTTTAATGGAAAGTCATACACATCTGCTTGCACGACTTTTTGCTGGGCAAATACCATGCAAACGTCTAGCACCACCGTGCATTTCAACTTTGCGCCGCTACCATACCACAAGTGAGAGAGGGGCGATGGCACATCAGTTATGCAACCTGCCATCGACAGAGGAAAAAGACCATGAACTGATGTTGCATCTTGAGAGATGCCTTTCATGTACCGGTAATACAGCAACAGGTGCTGTGGTCACACAAACAGTATCTCCTATTTCTCCAAACAAGACTCAAGCCATAAGAGATTCCCTCACGATGAAGGCCCTATTTGAAGGCGAGGTCTTGCCGGAACTCTGCACCAGGTTGACCGAGGCCCCTAGTAATCAAGAGAGAATCAAGCATCTAGCCATTttactgggagtgtgtgtggagtttggTGTGGACCCTTACAGTCCAGTAGTTTCCAGGTTAAAAGAGGAGTGCAGAGCACAACTCTCACGAACAGACATCAAGCTACCACACTTGTGCCACCTTGGAGAGGTGGCCTACAGGCTGGAAGGCAGGAGATCTGAGATTGTGGTGCAGGTCCTTGACTCTGTGAGCGCTAGCATGGACAAGGCTCTCTCTCCTGACGATGCTGCCCAGGTGTACTCCCTCCTGGCTCTATGCCAGGACACCCACCAGTGGATGCTTGGCCTACACAGGCAAACAGAGCGGCTGATCCACAGACTGACTGCCAGCAACATCAGTGACATCCTCTACTCCCTGGGGGCCCTGCAGCAGAGCCAGGCCATCTCTCTGATCCTCAAGCTCAGCCGCAGGGCCTCCAGGCTCTTCCAGGACTTCACAGGGCAGGAGCTGCTACGGGTCCTGGCCAGTCTCATGCACTTTGGACATCATGATCAGGGGTTCCTGGCAGCCATGGAGAAGCACCTCCCAGGCAGGATAGCAGAAGGTGACGTGGAGCTCATCAGCACGGCGATGGAGTTCTGCCTACAGATGAGCTGGCGCTCTGAGCCCATCTTTGAGGCCGTAGCAGAGGGCTTCGTCAGTAATGCGGAGAAGTACAGCACTCCCCAGATCGCATGCCAGATCGTAGCCATGGGGAGGCTGAACTACCTCCCGGAGTGCTCCAGTCAGATGTTTAGCAAGCTGGAGAGCATCCTGCAGTCCCGCTTCTCCCAGTTCCAGCCCCGGGCTGTGATCGAGGTGCTCCACTCATGCATCCACCTAGAGAGGTTCCCAATCAACTTTGTTTCCAAGGTTTTCAGCCCCTACTTCCTGCAGAGGCTGCAAG cacaAGGGGAGCCCCTGGATAAGAATTCCCTAGGTCAGCTAACCCAGCTCAACCTGTCCACCTCACTGGAGTGCACTCACTACAGG GGTCGCAGGCTGCCTTACGACTATCACATAAAGAAGTTCTCCTCTGTGGACCACTCCTTTGAGACACCCATGGACAGATATCTCTACAGCCAGGTTAAAGGGCCTCTCAGCACTCTACTTGGGGGCAAGGACCACTACACCACCAGAGTTTTCACACAGACTGGATACACTATAG ACTTGGAGATCAATCTGGATGAAGATGGCTttgtcctgcctctctctcaatgGGAACACACTCAGAGGAG GATGGCCTTGTGTCTGGATGGTAAGGACCGCTTCTGCAGTAACACCCAGCACCTGCTGGGAAAGGAGGCCACCAAGAGGCGTCACCTTCGTAGATTGGGCTACCAGGTGGTACAG ATCCCCTACTATGAGTTTGAGAAGCAGAGAAGGCCGGAGGACCAGGTGCGCTACCTCCACAAGAAGATCTTCCCCACCATCTTCAAGTTTAGCCGCTGA
- the wnt6b gene encoding protein Wnt-6 — protein MKNKQHLNCIWERRCSVWNFDIELLLLFLKDTLIMTIPLSRIQLALFFILLCPVNIIGLWWAVGSPLVMDPNSICRKTKRLAGKQAELCQTQPEIVSEVAKGAKLGVRECQYQFRYRRWNCTSQNKYFGKILQQDIRETAFVYAITAAGVTHTVTQACSMGDLLQCGCEATRSRAPPRPASSGEGVKWEWGGCGDDVEFGYEKSKQFMDAKRKKGKSDIRTLIDLHNNEAGRLAVKNYMRTECKCHGLSGSCTLRTCWKKMPHFREVGDRLLERFNGASKVMGGNDGKTLIPVGQNIKPPDKQDLIYSAESPDFCLPNRKTGSLGTRGRMCNSTAMDVSGCDLLCCERGYREETVVFEENCLCRFHWCCVVQCKKCSVRKELSLCH, from the exons atgaaaaacaaacaacaccTTAATTGTATTTGGGAGAGGCGGTGCTCGGTTTGGAACTTTGATATAGAGTTGTTGTTGCTCTTTCTCAAGGATACACTCATCATGACGATTCCATTATCTCGGATTCAACTTGCTCTGTTCTTCATCCTTCTTTGTCCTGTCAATATCATCGGACTATGGTG GGCGGTGGGCAGTCCTCTGGTCATGGATCCCAACAGTATCTGCAGGAAGACAAAGCGCCTGGCTGGCAAACAGGCAGAACTGTGCCAGACCCAGCCAGAGATTGTCAGCGAGGTGGCCAAGGGCGCCAAGCTAGGCGTCCGGGAATGTCAGTACCAGTTTCGCTATCGTCGGTGGAACTGCACCAGTCAGAACAAGTACTTTGGCAAAATACTCCAACAAG ACATCCGCGAAACAGCGTTCGTGTACGCCATCACAGCGGCGGGGGTGACCCACACGGTGACCCAGGCCTGCAGCATGGGAGACCTGCTCCAGTGCGGCTGCGAGGCCACCCGCAGCCGAGCGCCTCCCCGGCCCGCCTCCTCCGGCGAGGGCGTCAAGTGGGAGTGGGGCGGCTGTGGGGACGACGTGGAGTTCGGCTACGAGAAGTCCAAGCAGTTCATGGACGccaagagaaagaaggggaagaGCGACATCCGAACGCTGATCGATCTGCACAACAACGAGGCCGGCCGCTTG GCGGTCAAGAACTACATGAGGACTGAGTGTAAGTGCCATGGGCTGTCTGGCTCCTGTACTCTCAGAACATGCTGGAAGAAGATGCCCCACTTCCGGGAGGTGGGCGACCGCCTGCTGGAGCGCTTCAACGGCGCCTCCAAAGTGATGGGCGGCAACGACGGCAAGACCCTCATCCCGGTGGGCCAGAACATCAAACCCCCGGACAAACAGGACCTTATCTACTCGGCGGAGTCACCTGACTTTTGCCTGCCCAACCGCAAGACAGGCTCACTGGGCACGAGGGGCCGCATGTGCAACAGCACCGCGATGGACGTGAGTGGCTGTGACCTTCTGTGCTGTGAGCGCGGCTACAGGGAGGAGACGGTGGTGTTTGAGGAGAACTGTCTGTGCCGGTTCCACTGGTGCTGCGTGGTGCAGTGCAAGAAGTGTTCTGTGAGGAAGGAGCTCAGCCTGTGTCACTAG